CGCTGGTATTGGGCGAAGGGCAGGGGATCATCGAAAAACTGACGCTGCTGCTCTCGGAGGGTCTCATGCGGGTCTACACGGGCGGCGAAGTGCGGCTGATCGAGGACGTGCTGCCCGGAATCGGTCCCGACACCCGGGCCGACGAAATCCGGATCGTCGTCGACCGCATGCGCGTAGCGACGGACGAGGACTCGCAGACCCGCATCCGCGACTCGGTGGCCCGCGCCTTCTCCTACGGCGGGGACATCTGCGAAATCGTCACGGACGAGGGCGTACGGGAGTTCTCGTCGCGCTTCGAGGCCGACGGCATCGAGTTCGAACGCCCCTCGGAACACCTCTTCAGCTTCAACAACCCGCTGGGGGCCTGCCCCCGGTGCGAGGGCTACGGCAAGGTGATCGGCATCGACGAGGACCTGGTGATCCCCGACAAGAGCAAGACCATTTACGAGGACGCCGTAGCCTGCTGGAGGGGCGAGACGATGCGCAAATGGAAGCAGCAGCTCGTGGAGAACGCCTCGAAGTTCGGATTCCCGATCCACACGCCGTTCCACGAACTGACGTCCGAGCAGAAACGGCTGCTGTGGCGCGGCAACGAATATTTCCACGGACTCGACGAATTTTTCGAATACATCGACTCGGAGCGGCGCAAAATCCAGTTCCGCGTGATGAAGGCCCGCTACACGGGCAAGACCGCCTGTCCCGAATGCGGCGGCTCGCGCCTGCGCAAAGAGGCGTTGTACGTACGCGTCGGCGGCAAGACGATCGCCGATCTGGTGGCGATGCCCGTGGACTCCCTGATCGCCTTCTTCGCAGGGCTGGAACTCGACGAACACGACACGAAAACGGCGTCGCGCATCCTCGTCGAAATCCGCAACCGCCTGCAATACCTCGCCGACGTGGGGCTGGGCTACCTGACGCTCGACCGCCTGTCGTCGACCCTCTCGGGCGGCGAGAGCCAGCGCATCAACCTCTCGACCTCGCTGGGCAGCAACCTCACCGGTTCGCTCTACATCCTCGACGAACCGTCGATCGGGCTTCATCCGCGCGACACGAACCGCCTGATCGGCGTATTGAAACAGCTGCGCGACCTGGGCAACACGGTGATCGTCGTGGAGCACGAGGAGGAGGTGATCCGCGCCGCGGACTGGATCGTCGACATCGGACCCAAGGCCGGTTACAACGGCGGCGAAGTGGTCTTCAGCGGCACGCTGCCCCAACTGCTGAAAAGCAAAAAGAGCCTCACGGCCGACTACCTCACGGGGCGGCGCGAGATCGCCGTTCCGGCAACCGCCCGCGGTTGGAGCAACTCGATAACCGTCAAAGGCGCGCGGGAGAACAACCTGCGCAATGTCGACGTGCGGATTCCGTTGGGGGTGATGACCTGCATCACGGGCGTCAGCGGCTCGGGAAAATCGTCGCTGGCGAAGGGAATCCTCTACCCGGCGCTGCGGCGCCTGCTCTACGACACGGGCGTGAAACCCGGCGATTTCGACGGCCTGACGGGCGACGTGCAGCTGCTCAAATCGGTCGAGATGGTCGACCAGAACCCCATCGGCAAGTCGTCGCGTTCGAACCCCGTGACCTACATCAAGGCCTACGACGAAATCCGGAAACTCTTTTCGGACCAGCCCTATGCCCAGCACAACGGGCTGGGCGCTTCGGCCTTCTCGTTCAACATCGCCGGAGGCCGTTGCGAGGAGTGCCAGGGCGAGGGCATGATCAAGGTCTCGATGCAGTTCATGGCCGACGTGGAACTGGTCTGCGAGGCGTGCGGCGGGCGACGTTTCCGCGACGAGGTGCTCGAAGTGAAATACCGCGGCAAGTCGATCTACGACGTACTGGAAATGACCGTGGACGACGCCATCGCCTTCTTCGGCGAGGAAAGCAAGAAGAACGCCACCTGCCGGCGCATCGTCGAGCGGCTGCAACCGTTGCAGGACGTGGGTCTGGGATACATCAAGTTAGGACAGTCGTCGTCGACCCTCTCGGGCGGCGAGAGCCAGCGCGTGAAGCTGGCTTCGTTCCTGACGAAGGATTCGGCGCAGGGAGGCGTCATGTTCATCTTCGACGAGCCGACGACGGGGCTGCACTTCCACGACATCTCGAAACTGCTCGCGGCGTTCAACGCCCTGATCCAGCGCGGACACACGATCGTCGTCGTCGAGCACAACATGGACATCATCAAATGCGCCGACTGGATCGTGGACCTCGGCCCCGAGGCGGGCACGGCGGGCGGACGGGTCGTGTTCGAAGGCACGCCGCGCGAACTGGAAAAGTGCACCGAAAGCCATACGGGCAAATTTTTGCGCATGCGCGCAAAAATAATGAAGAATGAAAAATGAAAAATTGTCGTACACATGTGCAAAAATAGCCGCGCAGCCCAATTTTTCATTTTTAATCTTTAATTTTCAATTGAATGGAATTCTCTACCTATACACTTCCCAACGGCATCCGCGGCATTCACCGTCAGGTGCGAA
This Alistipes shahii WAL 8301 DNA region includes the following protein-coding sequences:
- the uvrA gene encoding excinuclease ABC subunit UvrA encodes the protein MKEHENSIYIKGARVHNLRNIEVEIPHNKLIVVTGLSGSGKSTLAFDTIFAEGQRRYVESLSAYARQFLGKINKPDVDIITGIAPAIAIEQKVNTRNPRSTVGTTTEIYDYLKLLFARAGHTFSPVSGQEVRCFSVDDVAARILARDGQRVVIGAPLVLGEGQGIIEKLTLLLSEGLMRVYTGGEVRLIEDVLPGIGPDTRADEIRIVVDRMRVATDEDSQTRIRDSVARAFSYGGDICEIVTDEGVREFSSRFEADGIEFERPSEHLFSFNNPLGACPRCEGYGKVIGIDEDLVIPDKSKTIYEDAVACWRGETMRKWKQQLVENASKFGFPIHTPFHELTSEQKRLLWRGNEYFHGLDEFFEYIDSERRKIQFRVMKARYTGKTACPECGGSRLRKEALYVRVGGKTIADLVAMPVDSLIAFFAGLELDEHDTKTASRILVEIRNRLQYLADVGLGYLTLDRLSSTLSGGESQRINLSTSLGSNLTGSLYILDEPSIGLHPRDTNRLIGVLKQLRDLGNTVIVVEHEEEVIRAADWIVDIGPKAGYNGGEVVFSGTLPQLLKSKKSLTADYLTGRREIAVPATARGWSNSITVKGARENNLRNVDVRIPLGVMTCITGVSGSGKSSLAKGILYPALRRLLYDTGVKPGDFDGLTGDVQLLKSVEMVDQNPIGKSSRSNPVTYIKAYDEIRKLFSDQPYAQHNGLGASAFSFNIAGGRCEECQGEGMIKVSMQFMADVELVCEACGGRRFRDEVLEVKYRGKSIYDVLEMTVDDAIAFFGEESKKNATCRRIVERLQPLQDVGLGYIKLGQSSSTLSGGESQRVKLASFLTKDSAQGGVMFIFDEPTTGLHFHDISKLLAAFNALIQRGHTIVVVEHNMDIIKCADWIVDLGPEAGTAGGRVVFEGTPRELEKCTESHTGKFLRMRAKIMKNEK